The Silene latifolia isolate original U9 population chromosome 4, ASM4854445v1, whole genome shotgun sequence region ggttaattaaTGCACCGGCAGTCTTCATGGACTTAATGAATCGAGTGTTTAGTCCCTATCTGGATcaattcgtggtggtgtttatcgacgacATCCTGGTGTATTCCAAAAACAAGGAAGAGCATGAGAAACAGTTGAGGTTAGTCTTACAAACCTTAAAGGAGAATCAGCTATATGCCAAATTGAGTAAGTGTGAATTATGGCTAGAGAAGGTGGCATTCTTGGGTCACGTGGTTTCTAAAGAGGGCGTTTCCATGGATCCGGGTAAGATTGAGGCAGTTGCTAACTGGGTAAGGCCAAAGAACGTGGGAGAGATTCGAAGCTTCTTGGGCTTGGCAGGTTATTACAGGAGATTTGTTAAAGACTTCTCAAAGATAGCTAAGCCCTTAACTTCGCTCATGAGGAAAGAAAACAGGTTCAAATGGGATGAGGGTTGTGAGCATGCATTCCTGACTTTGAAGGAGCGTTTGATTACAGCTCCTACACTTGCTTTGCCcgaagggagtgagaattttgaaGTGTTCACCGATGCTTCcaagaatgggttggggtgtgtgttgatgcaaaatGGCAAGGTAATTGCTTATGCTTCACGACAGTTAAAACCATATGAAGAAAACTATCCGACCCATGATCTGGAACTGGGAGCAGTAGTTTTTGCACTTAAATTGTGGCGCCATTATCTTTACGGGGCTAcatttaaggtattttctgatcacaagagcctAAAGTACATCTACACGCAGAGAGAGCTTAACATGCGGCAGAGGAGGTGGATTGAGCTGAtaggagattatgatatggagattgtTTATTGAGAGGGAGAGGCTAATGTGGTGgcagatgcactgagtaggaagTCTATCAACGCTTTATGTTCTGCCATGTCGAGAGCGAGATTGTATGATGAGCTGGGAGAGATGGTAATTGTCGTGATCAAGAAAGGAGAGGCTATGGGGGACTTAACAATTGAACCTGAATTATATGATGAGATTCAAGACAAGTAAAAGGGAGACCCGAGGATTCAGAAATGGCGCAAAGCAATGGCTGGGGCCGGTGAGACCGAGCCTTGTTCTAAGTTCGAGATTCATTCGGATGATAGTTTAAGATTTTCTGGAAGGTGGTGTGTACCTACGGATGAGGGGTTGAGGAGGAAGATACTTACTGAGGCCCATTCTACACCTTATTCCGTCCATTCTGGAGGGGATAAGTTGTATAAAGACTTGAAGGTTAAAGAAGACATTCTTGTGGCCGAACATGAAGAAAGAGGTTGCAGAGTTTGTGTCTCGATGTTTAGTATGTCAGAGAGTAAAAGGTGAGCATAAGAGGCCGCAAGGGAAAGTTCAACCTTTAGAGGTGCCAGAGTGGAAATGGGAGAGCATTTCAATGGActttattgtgggtttgcctagaACTCAGAGGGgcaataacatgatatgggtgatcgttGATAGGTTGACCAAATCGGCCCACTTCATTCCTATGAAAGACGCATGgagcaaggctgagcttgctaaGGCTTATATCAGATATGTGGTGATGCTACACGGGGTACccaaggatatagtttcagaccGTGATTCCAGGTTCATCTCtaagttttggcaagagttgcaatCTCTGATGGGGACAcagttgaagatgagtacaacatttcatccagccactgatggtcagacagagagaactattCAGACATTGGAAGACGTGCTACGAGCTTGTGTTCTGAAATTTGGGGGATCTTGGGAAGACAAGTTGCATCTGATAGAGTTTTCGTACAATAATAGCTATCACACTAGCATTGGGATGACACCTTTCGAGGCGCTGTAtaggaggagatgcaggagtccagTCTGTTAGGATGATAGGGCTGATGTGGTGGTATTGGGACCTGAGATGATCCAAGAGATGGTCGAACAGGTACAGGTAATTCGGCAGAACATGAGAGCTGCTCAGGATAGGCAATTGAGTTATGCTGACCTGAAAAGGAGTGGCATAACGTTTGAGAAAGGGGAGAATGTCTTACTAAAGGTTTCTCCGATGAAGGGGGTAATGCGGTTTGGGAAGAGAGAGAAGCTTAGTCAGAAGTATATTAGGCCATTTGAGATCTTGGACAGAGTTGGAGAGGTGGCATACCGATTAGCTTTACCTCCATCTCTAGCCAAGgtccacaacgtgtttcatgtttctcagttgagaaGATATTTGAGTGATCCTTCGCACGTGCTGGATTATGAGGCCATTGAGATCGATGAACAGATGTCCTATGTGGAGATGCCCAAGGAAATACTTGACAGGAAGGTGAGGAAGACCAGGAATGGTGAAACTGCCTTAGTGAAAGTTTTATGGACTAATCACaatgttgaggaagctacttgggaggctgAGGCAGCGATGAAGGAGAAGTTTCCCAACTTGTTCATTTGAGGTAAGTTACgcggacgtaactttctttttaggagggtagaatgtaacatttcatgTTTTAACATCTACGAGTATAACCTCTCATAATAAGCCTATATAAATCATGCTTTTTGTAGTGTGGTCACGGTTTTGAGTGGCAAttttgagcgaacttcgggacgaagttcattttaaggggggaagactataataccccgtCTTTTAGTAGCTTAAAAGTTACATTAAACggtaatttgaataattaatcgTAAATTATATAAAACCGATAATAATAAGATACGTAATTTATAATCGATATTTAACCTTGtgacacgaatttttttttttggtgaaatgtaaagCTTCTATTAAGCACAAAACAGCTATTACAAGCTACAATTTGAACAACCAATTACAACAACCTTGAAGGTCATTACACTAACAATTGCAAACTAGCAAGCCAATTTTTGCCACTAATAATGATGGCTGAACTAAGTCTAGTGTGCACCCACAACTTGATTTCCTGAAAAATCAAACTACCAAGAATTTCCGGTCTAATTAGACAACCTTCAATCCTTGCTTTGTTCCGTTGCATCCATAGATGATACTGAGCAGCCATAAAGGCACACAACAGTACCCCCTTCTTCAACTTGGACACTTGACAGCTTCCCAGCCAAAGAAGAGCATTCCCAACTGGTAATGAAATGCCACATCGTCTGGCTAGTTCCCCATAGACTTGTCTACTATACTCACAACTGTGAAACAAATGCTCATGAGTCTCAGACGCATTCCAACACAGCAAGCATGTATCATCTTCTGCAATATGTAATGCAAACAACTTGTCCTTCAAGAGCATGACATTCCTTGCAATTAGCCAGCCCATAAACTAATGTTTAGGCATAAACCAAGAGTTCCACACATTCTAATGCCACTGTACAGTCTGAAATTTTTGTCTCAGCATCTCATAACCACTGCTCACCGAGTAGCCTTTACTGTCCAATGTCCACTGCCCATAAGAGTAACCAGAAGCTAGTTGATCCCTAGCTTTGCAGATACATTTCCACCCCCAGCTAATATCACCTGTGGGGGTGTACTAATCCCAAGATACTCCTTTTAAATAGACTTGGTTGATCCACTTCACCCACAGCCTATCAGGACAGCAATATATCCACCAAACCATTTTTCCAATAGTTGCCAAGTTCCAGGTAAGACTATCCCTGATTCCCAGTCCTCCTTCCTGTTTAGGGCAACAAATTTTTCCCAACTCACTTTGGGCACTCTCATATACTCAGAAGTCCCATCCCAGAGGTAATTCCTACAGAGAGTATTGATTTGGTTTAACACTCCCTTAGGAATAATAAATATGTGAGCCCAGTAATTATATAAGGACGAGAGCACTGAATTGACTAACACAAGCCTGCCAGCATATGCCAATTTTTTGGAGCCAAAGTTTCTGATTCTAGTTAGCATCTTCTCCACCAGGACTGTGCAGTCAACCTTTTTCAATTTCCCACAAGTAATAGGGATCCCAAGGTACCTAAAAGGCAGAGTACCCTCATGGAAGCCAGACACCTGCAGAATATCATCCTTAACCATCCTAGGCACTCCATTAAAATAAGCTGTGGTCTTGGAAGCATTCATTTGAAGACCAGAAGCTTTGGAAAAAGTAGCAAAAGATCTGAGTAGGACCATGATGGAAGGAGTATCTCCTTTTGAGAACAGCAAAAGATCATCCGCAAACATTAAATGGGACAACTTTAAAGAGCTGCACAGGGGGTGAAACTTGAAAGGCATAGTAGAGGTAGTAAAATCTAAAACCCTACTCAAATATTCCATAGAAATAGTAAAGAGGATAGGGGACAaaggatccccttgcctcaaGCCTTTAGCCCCTTTAAAGTGTCCAAAAATCTCACCATTAAGGACAAGAGAGTAGGAAGCAGTCCTAACACATTCCATGGTCAAATCAATAAATTTCTTTGGGAAATTGAGGGAAGACAACATTTGCTCAAGGAATTCCCAACTTACAGAGTCATAAGCTTTTTTAAGGTCAACTTTGAGCATGAACCTTGGGGACACTGCCTTACTATTATAGCATCTAACCACATCTTGACAAATCAGAATATTTTCAACTATACTTCTACCCTGAATAAAACCCCCTTGGTTATCACTAATCAAACTAGGTAAGATCTTAGCCAATCTGTTGCAAAGAAGTTTTGAGACACATTTATAAAGAACATTACAACAAGATATGGGTCTAAATTGGGTAACATTTTGAGGGAGATCAACTTTAGGGATAAGGGAGATGAGGGTATGGTTAACTTGTTTAAGGAGTTGACCATTAAGGAAAAAATCATGTATGGCAGCACaaacatccccccccccccccacacaatGTCCCAAGCATCCTTAAAGAAACCACTGGAGTAACCGTCAGGTCCAGCAGCTTTATGATTTGGAATAGAGAAAAGAGCCTGTTTAATCTCATCAGAACTAACTGGAGAGAGCAGCAAAGCATGATGCTCCTCAGTGCACACCTTGCCCCTTTGAATCACACTGCTGGACACAGGATTACAGTGAACAGGAGATCCTAGCAACTCAGTATAGAAATCTAAGAAAGCATGCTGGATATCATCCACCTCCTCACAAAGTTTCCCATCCACTGCCTCAATTTTCAGAATTTTGTTTCTAGCCTGCCTGTTCTTAATCATACCGTGGAAATACTTGCTATTAGTATCACCATGTTCCAACCAATGAGCCTTAGATTTCTGAGTTAAGAATTCATGACAGGCCTTATCCAAGAACCTCACACTACTAGCAGCCTCCATTTCTTGCTGGATTAACACAGGATCCATAGGATTATTCCTTAAAAGCTTTTGAATGTGTTCCAGATTCATCCTGGCTCTAGTAGAATTATTCTCCACATCATTAAAATCATTTGCATTGAGCTGTTTTAGAGGGAATTTCAACATCTTAAATTTCTTCACTACcttgaacatattagtgtcattAACCCTAGTACCCCACATATTTTGCACTCAGGGTTTAAAGTTAATAGAACTGctccacatattaaagtacttaAAGTTTCTTCTCTTCTTACCCTCCACATTCACACACTGAATAACACATGGAGTGTGATCAAATGTTCCTTCACAATAGAAATGAGCATAGATATTACTATTCTCAGCCAGCCACTCATGATTAACCAGAACCCTATCTAACCGACTATAAACTCTAGTCTCAAGCTCTTGCTTATTACTCCATGTATACAGTGAACCACTAGCTGGACAATCAGTGACTTCACATTCATCAACACAATACTTAAAGTCATCCATTTCCTCCATAGTACTATTGCCCCCCAGTCTTTCAGCAGGAGCTAGCACTATATTGAAATCACCACAAATTGCCCAAGGACCATTTATACTATTTTTAAAATGACACAACTTATTCCATAAAGCTTTCCTTTCCATG contains the following coding sequences:
- the LOC141651121 gene encoding uncharacterized protein LOC141651121 gives rise to the protein MAGAGETEPCSKFEIHSDDSLRFSGRWCVPTDEGLRRKILTEAHSTPYSVHSGGDKLYKDLKVKEDILVAEHEERGCRVCVSMFSMSESKRLTKSAHFIPMKDAWSKAELAKAYIRYVVMLHGVPKDIVSDRDSRADVVVLGPEMIQEMVEQVQVIRQNMRAAQDRQLSYADLKRSGITFEKGENVLLKVSPMKGVMRFGKREKLSQKYIRPFEILDRVGEVAYRLALPPSLAKVHNVFHVSQLRRYLSDPSHVLDYEAIEIDEQMSYVEMPKEILDRKVRKTRNGETALVKVLWTNHNVEEATWEAEAAMKEKFPNLFI
- the LOC141651122 gene encoding uncharacterized protein LOC141651122: MGWLIARNVMLLKDKLFALHIAEDDTCLLCWNASETHEHLFHSCEYSRQVYGELARRCGISLPVGNALLWLGSCQVSKLKKGVLLCAFMAAQYHLWMQRNKARIEGCLIRPEILGSLIFQEIKLWVHTRLSSAIIISGKNWLASLQLLV
- the LOC141651123 gene encoding uncharacterized protein LOC141651123 translates to MVAHYLLLGVMSNWGFWNIRGMNSLSKQKSIKWFLNHHQIGLFALLETKVKPLALKTVRNNLCAEWCISTNTQYHKGGRIWIIWKPTMFSVHFIEYNAQFMHMMVKDLGKGQLFHLTAVYAFNDTMERKALWNKLCHFKNSINGPWAICGDFNIVLAPAERLGGNSTMEEMDDFKYCVDECEVTDCPASGSLYTWSNKQELETRVYSRLDRVLVNHEWLAENSNIYAHFYCEGTFDHTPCVIQCVNVEGKKRRNFKYFNMWSSSINFKP